TGAACTACGTCCTTACAGAAGAAAACGGGCTGGTTAAACTTCAGATTATTCAGGAAGATAACAGGCCCAACGCAGTTCAGGAGGAACCTCAGAACGAAAACCCGGTTTTGAATTCATTAAAACAGATTGCAGAAACAGAGCCATAGTATTTATTGTACAGTTAGCTGGACTACAAATTTCAACCATTGAGGTAATTACTGCATTCTTTTGAACAACAAATCCTTAAAATAATCCGAAATAATCTATTAGATGAATAAGCTGTAAAGACACTCTTATGGTTTTATATAAACTCTTTCCATCAGTCTTTTTATTTCTTGCATCATTAATATTTGTTGATTCTGCCTACTCACAGGAAAATAAAATAGCCGCAACCACTCCGGAATTATACAACCAAATAGCATATATGGACAGCGCATTATTTACAGCATTCAATGCGCAAAATATGGGTGCATTAAAATCCTACTTCACAGAAGACCTGGAATGGTTCCAGGATAACGGCGGTTTACTCTCTTATGAAA
This genomic window from Chitinophagales bacterium contains:
- a CDS encoding nuclear transport factor 2 family protein, with the translated sequence MVLYKLFPSVFLFLASLIFVDSAYSQENKIAATTPELYNQIAYMDSALFTAFNAQNMGALKSYFTEDLEWFQDNGGLLSYETVFENFATTFKKPFRLTRELVQGSLEVHPVKNYGAIEIGVHRFRHLENGKEEIGIFKFLMIWQNKNGLWKISRVISYDH